The window CTAGGAGATTTtgtgtttccttaattttttttcaactgaTATTAGCATAATTTGAAGGACATTTGGAGTCTTTTTTGACTAAGAAGATCTCTGAGGAGCTGCTGAAGTCAGGTTGTAAGGATTTATTTTCTCCTGTATTCCTTTAAAACCATGGACAGCTTATGGAAAGCATAAGCtttctgtgttcatttttttctttttcataatggaAAATATCCTGTGGCATACTCACAGCAAGTTATAGTGTAAATACAGCTCATCTTTCTTTCTGCATGGCCCAAGCTGCTGGGGATGTGggttcccctccccaccccatcttcCTCAGTCCCTAAGCAAGATCAAAGCTGAGATACCGAGACCCAGGGAGAAAGGCATTTAAAGAGTGTTacgtgacttttttttcttcctgaggacatctttttaaagaaaatcaatggattcctatttttccttctcttggtaTTATCAGATCCTCCTCAAAGTTACTCGTGGAATCAGTGGCTGAGATGGCCCCTCCGCCTTTTCAATGAATTTGCATATGACATGGTCTGaaaattccatttattaaaacACATCGTCCAAGGGGGATGAAAACGTGCACATCACATTCAGGTTTTCTTGCTTTAACATCTCTGCATGTCCCTCTCTTTGAAAGACACACACCACAGATCTTGTACAGGAAAAAGGCAAAGAATTCTTGGGCTGTGAAACATTAATATATAAGTAACAATTCATCAATTCCAGGAGcagctagaaaaaaatagtaggaaagaaaaaagtacaaaaatcttTTAAGGTAGCATGctatattttcctaaaatttcttaTGTGAGTATAAGTGTatggagaaataatttttattgtttaatttttccttGGGAGGCCATCTCTTTCAAATATTATTAGTGCAATCAGATTCAGATCAAAGTACTTTTGTGCATCTTCTGATTTAAATTAAATAGTGCTTGGTTTCAAATtacaaaaaagaacaatttttaaattggaGTTAATActgaggatattttttttttctgtatagagTTTGCATTCTAAATATGAAATTTAACATTACTACTTATTAACTAGTTCCATGGCAGGTTTTCATTACTAACCAGCAAATTATCTATAGAGACTAGAGACTTAAACAAATAAGATGAATTTTCCTATTAGTTACCCTGTAAGATAAAATTGTGCTGGTGAGAATGACCACCATTTCTAAAGGAATTCTAAAGGAATTAAACTCTTTAGAGACATAAGTGATCAAAAGACTTTTCCCCATGAATAAGTACAAATACCAATAGGCCAAAACGTATATAAagattttagtattataattcCATAGTGtgaaacatgaaattataaaaggcTCCAAACATTGTCTGTGAACTTAATTTCAGATGGGCTAGGCATTTTCTGCTCTCTTTTTATAAACACGGCCACGGGCAGTTTGGAATTTCCTTAACTTTTAATCACCAGATCCATATCATGATGCttcctaaaaattttaatttcatcttaaTTGCTCTGAAGATTTAGATTTACATGAGAATATAAAGAGTCCTTCTGGGAAAAGGAAATGCTGTGAATTATGAAAATCATCCAGGCCTTCTACTCATGCCTTCACCACCACCAAAGAGCGCTTTTTTTACAGTGGTTTTCGTGAGACCACATATTCATGTTTGGactcattttaaaagtatgatgtgggggcagtgcctgtggctcagtgagtagggcgcccgccccctataccgagggtggcgggttcaaacccagccctagccaaactgcaaaacaaaaaaatagccaggcactgtggcaggtgcctgtagtcccagctactcaggaggctaaggtaagagaatcgcctgagcccaggagttggagggtgccttgagctgtgatgtcacagcactctactgagggtgataaagtgagactctgtctctaccaaaaaaaaaaaagtgtgatatGGTTTTAGCTGATTCCACAGTATTACTAAGCTATGATAGTTGTAAAGGACTGTAGTTTAATAAGTACCCTGCTAGGTTTTCCCCGCTAAACTCTTCATTAGCATTTTACTGactataacaaaatccaaaaatttGAGAAGAACAGAAGCATCTGGTTAGGAAGTCTATTCATACATTTCACAAATGTTCCAGGATCCTCTGCTCTCCCACCCCAGCTTTAATTGGATGCATTTATACCAGCATGCCCATGAAGAAGACAAGGCCGACCTTGACCAAGTCTGTTTTGAAATCTGTCCTTGGCATACtaggtctttttattttccttttccctccctttttaCACTTCTGGGTTTTTTAAATAGGAGAGAACAGAGTGGGGTgagaagagaataaaattaattGGAAATGGTCTTTTGGGATTTGAAAGCAAACAAGATGTAAGGGAGGCCCTCTTTGACTATAGATGACACAGAAAAAGTGATAAATCCTCCAAGCCCTGATTCCCGAGGGAGGCATTGTAAATAAAGACCAGGAGACTCCAACAAACAGGATGGAGAAAAAACCAAAAGATTCTATTAGAAGTTTCAGTGAGTAAAGACCCAAGACTATCTCTGTGGGGGGAAAAGAGCCGGAACCCTTTTGGGTGGAGCGAGCTGTGGAGACCACATCTGCCCACAGCGAGTAGCCAGCTGGGGTCCTCCTCCCTAAAGGGCAGGCAACTGGGCTTCTGAGGATGGGTCACTGTCCCTGGAGCTGTGGGTTTATTTCTTCTGATACTTGAACAAAAGAGGGCCATGGTTTTCCTAGCATACAGAGTATTCTTTTAATCTAGAATTTCTGATTCAGGGAAAGAGGGAACTTGCTTATACTCTATGATAAAAGTACTTCCCAGCTTCAAGGACCCTTTACTCTCCTGATTGGTGATCACTATGCTGCCCTAGATCCTggattagccaaaaaaaaaattgctttggatTCTGGAAAATATACTTAAGAGGCATTTACACAGCTCTTAACTAGGAGGTATTTTAGGCATGGCTAAGGCTCTGGAGTCATCTCAATTTTCAAAATACTGAATTTTTTCCTTCCCAGAATCTTTcccctctcatttctttttccaacTTTTCAGTAAAACAACAAAACTTCTGAATGGATGTAACATAGGGACATTTTCATGCAGTATTAATCAAAAATTGTCACAAACATATGGAAGCACCAGTCACAACACGTGATTTACCTGTACTTGTGGAGTCAGAGCTATAATGTACAAATGTCAGGAACAGTGACAAGAGAACAAGACAACCAGCATTTTTGGTGGTGGTTGCTATTACCATGGGGACACAGCACAGGAGAAGTCACCCTAGACAATCTGGGGCTCATCCTTGGAGTTCAGTCTTATAGACAAGTCCAGCCTTATCTCCATACCACCGTGACGGGGGAGGCGAGGGAAAGGGCAGGAGAAGGAAGGTAGAAAGGCACGGAGACCAAACACCAAGGCCGCTGGACCAAACCGCGGCCACGCTGGACAGCTCAGCTTCTCACAGGGGATTCTAAAGACAATATGCATTCCAAGAAGGTCAGACGTATCTTAGCTCAGGACAGCTGTCTgttagaacttttattttttaaatacgaAGCAGAAACATAAGGTTTTGGGGGAGAGATAGCAGAAAAGAAGTGATAccaatttttacttttgtatattCCCCTCCTCCAGGCCATTCTGCAGAATCAGATCTCTTAACTCAGGATGTGGGTCTGCTGGCGCTCCCGCAGGGGGCCAGCTCTTTAAACATGCATAGCCTGGAGTTGCCAGATGGTTCTCCTTGCTCTCTTCAAATACTGTGGACTAGAAAGGCGCCCACTTTGCTAAAAACTCTACATCAATGTCCCAGGAGCCCGGAGGCTCTGCAGGCTCCCCATGGAGACTTAAAGGATGGCGCAGAAGAACTTCTTCTCCCTAAAGGGGTTTTCTGAGGCCGGGACAGGGGTCAGAAGGGGGTCTTCCTTGGCATGTGCTTCACAGTAGGCCATCAAGTCTGCAGCTGCCTTGGACACCTGCAAAGAAACAACCAGAACCATAAATGGGGCACTAAGAGGCAGCTTGGTGCTGTCTTTCAAGCCCCACGCTGTGGGGTCCAGTGGCCTGGGGGTCACATCCTTGTTCAGCCACGTATGTGAAAGTGAAGCAAGATCCTCaaaccgcccccccccccaagccTCTGTTCTCTCATCTGCAAAGAACGAAGCAGGTGGTATTAACCTCACACGACTGTGGCCAGCAGGTCTGGGGCTAGGGTAGGGTGAGTGAGGCCCTTTGGGGTGCTAGACTGGGGGCGGCAGTCACCGTCAGGGTCATGCCCATGTCCACCCTGCACCTGTTTTACCCTAAGAGTGGGTGCCTCCTTCAGGGTCCCAGCCTGGTTGCGAGGGCTAAATGACATTCTTCCATGCAAACCGCTGGTGCCCAGCGCGCAGTAAGGCGCACAGGCCACTGTCACTGCTCTTCTGTAGCCGcgcctctctgcctctctgcttCAAGAATTGTACCAGCGATGCTGTGTGACTTCTCTCCCCACCCAAACACATCAGCAGGTGTCTAGCCATGCACGTactttatatattacatattttacaAACGAACTATTTAAATGACAGCAAATAAATTGTTGTATAATTGTAATATTGTATTATGGCTTCAGCCAAGCAGTCTACCCTTTCAAGATGTTTCTCTGGGAGGCTGTCAGTGATTTTGGTGATGCTTTAATTCCTCAGGATTTCTCTGCAGCTCCTAATGCGGGGTCACCCAAGTTCCTTCCTTTGACCAGCCTCAACAGCGGCACATTTGTACTACTTGAGGGGGTAGATTTAATTTTgggaagtaaatttaaaaatcatctatGACTACATCTGGAGACCAGGTAGATGATCAGAGAGGGAATGCCACTGGgggccaaaaatcacaaagagTCGGTTTCTTGCCATAACATGCTTGTTGAGAAGATCACACCCACAGATTTTCCAACATGACAGCCACATCACTGCAGCACTTTGAAAACCTCTCAGAGCAACTACTGGAAAGGTAATCCTCTGTAAGGGCTGGGTAGATTACATTATCGCAAAGATAACCTCATGGGGGTACACACCCCTACCATGACATCAGATTTGGCCAGTGAGATGGGAGCAGAATTTATATGGCTCATTTTTGAGCAGAAGCTCCCAGGGCCAATGAGCGGTTTCCTGTCCCCTTTCCCTCCGTCCCACTGAAATGATTTATTAGGAACCCTCTTAATTAAtgcagaagttttaaaaatggcttAGTGGCAAGTGTTCCTTGCCCCAGGGCTCAGTTGATTAAACTTTTGTCACTTAAAGACACTTCAATTTTATGATCTACTGGTTGGACACACAAATACGTTTCATCTTCTATAAAATCTTATAAATCCTTGAGTTTTTTGACTTTCTGTCCCCTTTGTCACAGACCAGATCGAGGCTGCTCTGTCTGCCAGGGTCCCTGACAGAGGGGGCCCCGGTGCTGGCCTGTGGTTGACATGTGGTCAGCTGTACCTCTGGATGGCTGTGAGCAACAGCAATGAAGGGGGGGCGGTCCCTGTGTTACGACTACCAAGTCTAGCCTCCCTGACTGAGTTGTACATACTGGCAGGCATGTTAGTTTCCTCTGCTTGCCTTAAGGGGTCCTCGCAAACTGGGTGGGGACAATGTTTTCTCCCATAGTGGTAGAGGCTGAGAGTCTGAAATCTCAGTGTCAGCAGGCTTGGTCCCTCCTGCCGGGTCTGAGGGACCATCTGCTCCCTGCTTGGCTCCTAGTGTCTGGTGGTGGCTGGCGGTCCCAGCCATCCTTCGCCTGGACTTTGGCCACTCAATCTCTGCCCCTGTTGTCACGGGGGCTTCTCTCCTGCGTGCGTCTGTCTTACCCAGCATTCTCTTCTTTGTGTCTAAAATTCCCATATCACCAGTCACCAGATTAGGGCCACCCTCACCCACAGTGACCTTGTCTTAATCTGATGACATCTGCAGATACTCTGTTTCCAAATTCTAAGATTCAAGGTGTGGTGACTCTCAGGCATACTTTTCATCCCAGTGCAGCATATTTCTGTAAAAATCAGCTTCCCTCTTCAATAGCCGTTATGGtgtttataaaaaatacttttattgcaCTCCTATTTTGTCCCAGACATTGAGTTAAATGttctctcttttgttcttttcaataATCCTGAGGCAGGAACTATTATCCtcttttcacagatgaaaaaggGAGACTCAGCAGATGACAAGAAAGGTTCAAGGTCATACAGCAAAACAACATGGCAGAAAAAGCACATGAACCCTGCTGTTTTGCCACTAAGCCAGGGCCCCCTAATGTGAACTATTCTAACGCAGGGACACTTGACACTGAAATTCTTTATGAAAGGCAGCTAGACAAAAAGAAACATCGTGTTCATATCTTGGCTCccctaaataaaaacaaaggacagGCTTTCAGATGGAATCATGATCGCTTTTCTGGCATGTGCCGTTTACTTGTGTGAACAGCAGTCATTACGACACCAACCAGGAGCTCTATTGTCAGCCCCAGACACTGTAAATACGTGGTGCCTACAACCTGCTTGTTACGATGACATTCCTCACCATCCATCCTGCGTGTGCACAACCCTCACACGCAAACACACAGCACAAATATTCAGAATCTTTTTCATGATACAGGAAGTGCTATCGTGGGCAAAATTAATAACTTAAGGGTTGCTCGTATTTTATCTTTGAACACCTGATTCTTCATGGTTTTCTTCTCAAAACATAGAATGTGTTTTATCTTGTTTCCTCAATTCCTAGACTGCAATTTCCTCTGGGCAATGGTCCAACATGTCAGAATCCTGGTAGGAATTAGAATTAATTGCTAATATTTATCAGCCCTTGCTATGTGTCAGAACTGTGCCAACCACTTTACACATagcatcttatttaatccttataataacATTATAgtcacaaattattattattctcatcttAAGTATGTGAAGTGAGCAACTTTCATTAAGCAAGTATCTGCCCCAGGCCCCACAGCCCAGAGTGGCCAAGTCTGACTCATCATTATGAACGTTCCTCCTGCCCAACCCACGGCTGTCACCCTTGTCTCTCACCTCATGTAGCGTCGCAGTGACGGTCTGCCTGGTGATATCTTTGCTTTCTAACCCATCCGTTCCTGCTAACATTTtgcacctttctttctttcttacattcCTAGGCCTAGTTCTTCCAAGAAGATTTCCCCAATAACTCTAGAACATCACTCCCTTTTCTGTTCTATTGATTCTTTCTCTAAAGATGTCTCAAATTTTGTCCACTTCTTGTTATCTCAGTTGCAACTACGCTGGTTTGAGCCTTCATCACTTCTTAAATAAAAAGCGATTAATTTGGATTCCACGAGAAATCCATGGATAGAATTAAGGGGGTAGTCTATGAACTTCAGTAATACAGAAACCTACAGTGTTATTTTTATTGACCTCAACTGGAAATATGACATTTCCTTTCATTATAAATATGTACAGTACACCAGAGTAGCTTTAGAAATGCATGTGACTTAGTCACTGAAAGAAACCAGATGTTTTCAATCACATTATAGTCACTGGTGACATCTCAACACTGCATTTATGTTCACCTACTCTATGTTTATAGACCTTTTCTCAGATCCTGTATAATCGGttaacaaaaaatacatttataaagctattcacataatttttaaaaattatactttaaatattttaaaatattttcattatttaaagcattttataCAAACATTCTAATGAAGTATTTTTCAATATAATTAGTTTCTTctgtaatttaaaacattattctgAGAAGTGGACTCCAGGCTTCAGCAGACGGTCAAACGGGCGGAGGGCataaaaaaccaaataatctCAGTTCTAAGTGACTTCCCTGCTTTTATAACTGTGCCAGGAGGAGCATTCTCTATGCCAAAGctagaaagatattttaaaaatataaattggctCATATCACTCTCCTGTTTAAAACCTTCAATAGGTTCTCATTGTTCTGTGTAGAAAACTAAAACTTTGTAAACCA is drawn from Nycticebus coucang isolate mNycCou1 chromosome 6, mNycCou1.pri, whole genome shotgun sequence and contains these coding sequences:
- the GNG2 gene encoding guanine nucleotide-binding protein G(I)/G(S)/G(O) subunit gamma-2, with product MASNNTASIAQARKLVEQLKMEANIDRIKVSKAAADLMAYCEAHAKEDPLLTPVPASENPFREKKFFCAIL